One region of Lactobacillus johnsonii genomic DNA includes:
- a CDS encoding ArpU family phage packaging/lysis transcriptional regulator — MKTTLNINRKATLQRIRSFFNYNYPNYLNLSDLTNYELKSIDYTQPYVTQTRRTDALEKLITQQIEANLIVMSVQQAINKCPDRPHAPYKTILTERYLKFNSAWQIALKVQYSSSQYNKLQNSALLLFAQKFLIQQFVNKVSENSIIDLHIYEDRDTDYKTAHKDLK, encoded by the coding sequence ATGAAAACAACCCTCAATATTAATAGAAAGGCCACTTTACAACGAATTAGATCATTCTTTAATTACAATTATCCTAATTATCTTAATCTGAGTGATCTTACAAATTATGAATTAAAATCTATTGATTATACTCAACCATATGTTACCCAAACTAGACGAACTGATGCTTTAGAAAAATTGATTACCCAACAAATTGAGGCAAATTTGATTGTCATGAGTGTTCAACAGGCAATTAATAAATGTCCCGATCGACCACATGCACCCTATAAAACTATACTTACTGAACGATACTTAAAATTTAATTCAGCATGGCAAATTGCGTTAAAGGTCCAATACAGTTCTTCCCAATATAATAAATTACAAAATAGTGCTCTTTTATTATTTGCCCAAAAATTCCTTATACAGCAATTCGTCAATAAAGTTAGTGAAAATTCCATTATCGATTTACATATTTATGAAGACAGGGATACAGACTATAAAACTGCTCATAAAGACTTGAAATAA